The following are from one region of the Patescibacteria group bacterium genome:
- a CDS encoding DUF5667 domain-containing protein, whose protein sequence is MKKRISNSEIEKFIRKASFPEMNPIAKERTKQALLSALADVTNIPAERYIKRKGIFNYLLLHPMAPFIIALIIILSGTGTVLASDGAKPGDTLYSLDKALEQTRLNFTFSDQAKAKFMLQVTEERQHERGELESEQKTELFEESDKDTNQALEHAQEVLDEVRAKQEEKGNEHAEEVITEVGDKLEELQERHQERLQEREDEINDDADEDSDEASDDNSDEEDVNDDDDSADRNQNQNSNTNQNQNQNSNSNGNVNQSNDENEEEGSDDSSDSNVNSSDDEDEEEGSDDQGGGQNNGENDNQNDNNDDSDLDE, encoded by the coding sequence ATGAAAAAAAGAATATCAAATAGTGAAATAGAGAAATTTATCAGGAAAGCATCATTTCCAGAAATGAATCCGATTGCTAAAGAGCGTACTAAGCAGGCACTTCTTTCTGCGTTGGCTGATGTAACAAATATTCCAGCTGAGCGATATATTAAACGCAAGGGAATATTTAATTATTTATTATTACATCCTATGGCACCATTTATTATCGCGCTTATAATAATTCTTTCTGGCACAGGAACAGTTCTCGCATCTGATGGAGCAAAACCGGGCGACACGCTTTATTCCCTGGATAAAGCTCTAGAGCAGACACGTCTGAACTTTACTTTCAGCGATCAAGCTAAGGCAAAATTTATGCTTCAAGTTACGGAAGAGCGCCAGCATGAACGAGGGGAGCTTGAGTCAGAACAAAAAACTGAATTGTTTGAAGAATCTGATAAGGATACTAACCAGGCGCTTGAACATGCACAGGAAGTATTAGATGAGGTTCGTGCAAAACAGGAAGAAAAGGGTAACGAACATGCTGAAGAAGTTATAACAGAAGTCGGTGACAAACTTGAAGAACTGCAAGAAAGGCATCAGGAGCGTTTACAGGAGAGGGAAGATGAAATAAATGATGATGCGGATGAAGATAGTGATGAAGCATCTGATGATAATAGTGATGAAGAAGATGTAAATGACGATGATGATTCAGCGGACCGTAATCAGAATCAAAATAGCAATACTAATCAAAACCAAAATCAGAACAGCAACTCCAACGGGAATGTGAATCAAAGTAATGATGAGAATGAAGAAGAAGGGTCGGATGACAGCAGTGATTCCAATGTAAATTCATCAGATGATGAGGATGAAGAGGAAGGTAGTGACGATCAAGGTGGAGGTCAGAACAACGGTGAAAATGATAACCAGAATGACAATAATGACGATAGTGATCTGGATGAATAA
- a CDS encoding sigma-70 family RNA polymerase sigma factor: MKDKNSTEEIQRLVHEAQAGDEMSVTRLYELFSERIYRYIILRVSHRETAEDLTQTVFLEMIRSLHRYKKQEDVKFTTWLFQIARHRLIDHYRRSKTVVPIDELADSHAELQVAPEEANVDSYYARVKKILHKLSEQQQSIIHLSYKEDMKPAEIAKITGMSAITVRVEKHRALNKIREMLSKEYKIL; this comes from the coding sequence ATGAAAGATAAAAATAGCACAGAAGAAATACAGCGACTTGTGCACGAAGCGCAGGCTGGCGACGAAATGAGTGTAACTCGGTTATATGAGCTTTTTAGCGAGCGTATTTACCGGTATATTATCCTTCGGGTCAGTCATCGTGAAACTGCCGAGGACCTGACGCAGACGGTATTTCTTGAAATGATCCGGTCACTACACCGATATAAGAAGCAGGAAGACGTAAAATTTACCACTTGGCTTTTCCAGATAGCGCGTCATCGACTGATTGATCATTATCGGCGCAGTAAGACAGTCGTACCCATTGATGAGTTGGCGGATTCTCATGCTGAATTACAGGTTGCGCCGGAGGAAGCAAATGTTGATTCATATTATGCACGAGTGAAAAAAATTCTGCATAAATTGTCGGAGCAGCAGCAAAGTATAATACATTTATCATACAAAGAAGACATGAAACCGGCAGAAATTGCAAAAATCACTGGCATGTCAGCTATCACTGTCCGGGTAGAAAAACACCGGGCGCTTAACAAAATCCGTGAAATGCTTTCCAAAGAATATAAAATATTATGA